The segment ACAGGGTCGGGAAGCGGTAGAGCACGCCCTCGGGCCACTCGGTGGTGTCGGCGGGCGGGGCGGGTGTCTGGCTGGTCATGGTGAATCTCCTTGGTCGGCGGGGTTCAGAACAGGGGGTCTTGGGCTTGGGCTGCCGCGTCCTGGCGGGCGTGGTCGGCGGCGGTGGTGATGCGGTGCCAGCAGTTCGGGCACCAGGCGCGCAGCGCGTCGGCGTCGGCGGTGACGGCTTCGCGGTCCGGCAACGGCCGTTCGGGGGCGGCGAGCAGGCGGGCGCGGTCGGTGTCGGGGATCCGGCAGATGCCGCCCTTGCGGTGGGTGCTGCCGCACTCGCCCTGGCACTGGCAGGCCCATCCGGCGGCGGTCATCACGGCGTTGAACAGCTCCGCGCCGGCCAGCGGCCCGCGCATCACGCCGCCGCTCCCGTGCCGTACCGCCAGGGCTGGAGGCGGTCGGCCAGGAGGCGCAGCGCGGCGGTGGCCTGCTGCGGGACCACGCCGTTGCCCAGGGCCTTGAGCTGGGCGGTGCGGGACAGGCCGGGGACGGCGGTGACGTGGCCTGCGGGCAGGCCCATCAGCCATTCCACCAGGGGTGGGTTCAGTCGTCCCAGAGCGTCAGTTGGCCACGGCGCGGGCCGTCCGAGGGCGTGTTCCCAGCGGGCGATGGCAGCTTCGTAGCGTCCCCAATCAGGTCGGTCACCGCGTGCAGCGACGGACGGACCGCTGCTCCGGGAGTCGGTGACTGGTTGCTGGGCCAGGTCGCGGCCGACGGTGTCGGCAGCAGGCTGGCCACTTCCGCCGCCAGGCATTTGCCGTGGGTCCCGGCTTCCTGCGAGGGGGTGCGCCTGGTCTGCCGGTTCTCGTTTGCCGACGCCCTCGGGGTGGGCAACAGGGCCACCACTGCCGTCGGGAGCTGGCCCTTCTGCCCGCCGCCGCGCCAGTCCCGGGCGGCTGGGGTCGGCAGGCCAGGCGAGGAGGAACAGGCGGCGGCGCTGGTGGGCGGCGCCGACGGCTTCCGACGCGCTGACACACAGCCACTCCGCATCGAACCCGAGGCGGGCAAGGTCGGCGAGGACGGTGTCGAATCCGAGAGAAAGGTGCCCTGCGACGTTTTCAAAGACCGCGTAGCGGGGTCGTAGAACGCCAAGGGCGGTGGCGATGTGCGGCCAGATGTGCCGGGCATCTTTGGTTCCCTTCCGGTGGCCGGCGGTGCTGAACGGCTGGCACGGATAGCCCCCGATCACCACGTCGACCGGTTCCGCGCTCGTCCAGCCGACGGCGGTGATGTCCCCGAGGTTGGGCACCTGCGGATGGTGGTGCGCGAGGATGCGGGCGGCGCCGGGGTCGTTGTCGGCGACCCAGGCCAGCGAACCGCCGAACACCTCCTGTACGGCCATGTCCAGACCGCCGTAGCCGGTGCACACCGAACCGAGCCGCAGCCCGCTCATGCCGCCGCCCCCTCGGCCTGGTCGTCGCCGTCCACCGCGTGCAGGGGACGGCCGTCGGCGGCCCGCTCATCCCTCAACGCTTCCCGCAGCAGACGGGAGTTGCGGGCGGAGCAGTGCACTGCGTTCATGATGGGTTCGGCCGTCAGTCCCTCGATCGGCCACCCGGCCGTGGCCGTCCGCGCCTCTGCGAGCAGCTGCTCGAAGGTGCGGGCGGGGCGGGCGGGCTTGGCCGCCGCACGCTTGCGCGCCGCCGGCTTGCGGGGCACCTTCTCCTCCTGCTCCCGGTCTGCCGGGAGTGCGGGAGGGGCGGGCGGTTCGGTCTGGCCGGCGGGGTCGAGGTCACCAAGCTTGAGCAGGACGCGGGTGCGGCGCGGGGTGCGGCGCCGCCAGCCACGGCTGTAGCGGCCCTGCCCGTAGGTCTCGCGCAGGTCCGCACGGGCCAGCAGCCGCGCGCGTTCCAGGGCGAGGGCGTCGGTGTAGGAGGTGAGTTCCCACAGGGTCATGCGGCGCCACAGGGCGAACGTGCTGATCGGGGCGAGGATCCAGCGGGAACGTCGGATCTTCTCCATCCGCCGGCCGGTCACCGCCCCGATGTGGGAGGCGTAGACGTGTGCGGCGACCTCGGAGAGCACGACCCACAGCAGGGGCATGGTGCCGTGCGCGAGCTTGGCTGACACCCCGTGTCCGGCGTCGATGTTGAGCCAGCAGGTGACCAGGGTCAGCGCCCAGGGCACCCACCGCACCCATGCCAACGGGATGTCCTTGCGGATCAGCAGCAGGTTCACGATCGTGAATGCCGGGATCGCGGTGTCGATGGCGGCCGGCAGCATCTGCGGGACGGCAAACCCCCATCGGATCGCGGCGGCGGTCACGGTGTCGAAGGACAGGGCGAACCCGGTCCCACCCACACCGACTCCCAGCACGCCGGCCACCGCGAGCAGCCACCGTTCCGGCGTCGTCAACGGCGGCACAGCCGCCTGTACGGTCTCGGGTGCGGTGGTCATGCCGCCACCCCCGTACGGGCGGCGCGCCGCCGGACGGCGGACGGCGGCGGGGTGATGCGGAACAGCTCGGGCATGTGCGCCTCGATGGCCTGCGCCGCAACGCGCAGCGTCCGGTCGGCAAGGGCGGGGTCGTCGGCGAGGATGTCGCGTGCCGCAGCCTCACGGGCCGCGCGCTCCTCCTCGTTCTCGCCGTCCTCACCCAGCCACAGGTCAAGCGGCGTACCCAGGGCCAGTTCGAGAAGATCGGATGGCGTCATCACGTGGTGACGGCCGATGAAGTCCTTCATGGTCATGCCGGTCTCCGGATTCCTGGTTGGGATGAAGTGGGGTGGCGGGCGACCTTTGGCGGGGAGTGCCGCCACCCCTGGAAAGTCGTGCAGGGTGCTGGGCCGGACTGTTCCCGGCTCCCCTCAACCCCGCCCGTACGGCGCAAGACCGGACGGGCGAGGGAGGCAACCGGCCGCCACGTCAGAACGCGGCGGAAGTTGGGTAGTGCGTGTCTCCTTCATCGCGACTGCGCTCCCGTGTCAGGTAGAGCTGTCCAGCCTCGAAGTAGGCGTATGGAGACGTGACCTTTCGGTCTAGCCCTCCGGTTAATGACAAGGACCCGGGTGCCCTCGGCCCGCTCTGTCCCGGGCCCCTCATCGCGCAGCTCGGAGCAGCCCAAAGAAGAGCCCTCCAGCCTTCGTAGTCCTAGGACTGCGCGACTGGTATGACTGTGCACCCGTAGTCCTGGGACTGTCAACAGTCCTAGGACTGTGTTTCACTGTTCCTGTCGAGAGGAGTGCTTCATGGCGCCCAAGTGGCGAGAGCTGGCGGACAAGCTGGCTGACCGGATCAGAAGCGGCGAGCAGGGGTACCAGCCGGGGCAGCAGTTGCCGCATATCCGGGACCTTGTGGATCAAGGCGAGGGCTCCAAAGCCACAGTTCACGCGGCGTACAAGGCTCTGGAGGCAGAGGGCCTCGTCACCTCGTCACGGGGCCACGGCACCGTGGTTCGGGCGGCGGCACCTCTCAAGCGGCTCGGTGTCGGACGCTATGACAAGGCCAAGTGGCGCGACGGCGACGAAGTAGCGTTCATTGCTGACCGCGTCGCGTCAGGGCGCGCATACAAGCGCAACGAGCAGACGCAGAAGGTCAGCTTCGGCGAGGCTCCACCGGCCGCGGTTGCGGCCCACGGGCTTCCTGCCGGAACCCCGCTCTACGCGCGGGCCCGGCTGGTGAAGGAAGGCGAGCAGCCGACTCACACACTGACCAGCTACTACCGCCCGGAGCATGTGGAGGGGACTCGACTGGTTGACCCCACGCCGGGCCCCGCCGGCCGGGGCGGTGGCTTCCGAGTGCTCTACGACGCGGGGTACGAGATCGACACCATGAAAGAGGAGATCTTCGCACGCGTCCCCACGCCGGAAGAAGTGAAGCTCTTGCAGTTGCCACCGGGAGAACCCGTCGTTGAGCTGCACCGGACGACGTATACCGCCGATGGCACGGTGGTTGAGTTCGCCATCGGTGTGCACGCCGCATCACGCTTCGCGTGGGAATACGACTTCAAGGTTCCGGACTCTGCACAGGACGAGAAGGGGCGGACATGATCTCTGCACAGGCATGGGCGGATGCACGGCTGCTCTGGGACTACCACCGTATGCACCATGAGGTGCGGCCCTGCTCGGTGGCTGTCGGCCTGGGGAGCCATGACCTGGGCGTGGCCGACGTAACAGCCGACCTGTACCGGCGGGGTATGGCCCCGGTGATCGTGTTCACCGGCTCGACAAGCCCCACTACTCGGGCGCGCATGCCGCGCGGCGAGGCCGTCCACTACCGTGAGCGGGCGCTTGAGCTTGGAGTGCCTGACTCTGCCGTACTGCTGGAACCGCACGCGACCAACACCGGCGAGAACATCGAGTTCACGCAGGCCGTGCTCAAGGAGGCCGGCATTGAGGTCTCGTCCGTCCTGCTCGTGAGCAAGCCGTACGAAGAGCGACGCTCGTACGCCATGGCGCGCAAGCTGTGGCCCGAAGTCGAGATCGTGTGCGCGTCCACGCCGATGGACTTGGAGGAGTACGCCGACTCCATCGGCGATGCCCGCATGGTGATCGACATGATCGTTGGCGCGCTGCAACGGGTGCTCATCTTCCCGGACTGGGGCTTGGCCATCACTCAGGAAGTCCCCGACGCCGTTGCTGCGGGATACAGACGTCTGTGCCAAGAAGGCTTCAGCAGCCGGCTTCTCCCTGCCGACATGACACCTCCGCCGGGCCGCTAAAGACTCCTCTCCGTCCGCGCCACGTGCTCAAGGCGTTCGCCCCACCTGG is part of the Streptomyces sp. NBC_01262 genome and harbors:
- a CDS encoding DNA cytosine methyltransferase, which encodes MSGLRLGSVCTGYGGLDMAVQEVFGGSLAWVADNDPGAARILAHHHPQVPNLGDITAVGWTSAEPVDVVIGGYPCQPFSTAGHRKGTKDARHIWPHIATALGVLRPRYAVFENVAGHLSLGFDTVLADLARLGFDAEWLCVSASEAVGAAHQRRRLFLLAWPADPSRPGLARRRAEGPAPDGSGGPVAHPEGVGKREPADQAHPLAGSRDPRQMPGGGSGQPAADTVGRDLAQQPVTDSRSSGPSVAARGDRPDWGRYEAAIARWEHALGRPAPWPTDALGRLNPPLVEWLMGLPAGHVTAVPGLSRTAQLKALGNGVVPQQATAALRLLADRLQPWRYGTGAAA
- a CDS encoding DUF2637 domain-containing protein, with the protein product MTTAPETVQAAVPPLTTPERWLLAVAGVLGVGVGGTGFALSFDTVTAAAIRWGFAVPQMLPAAIDTAIPAFTIVNLLLIRKDIPLAWVRWVPWALTLVTCWLNIDAGHGVSAKLAHGTMPLLWVVLSEVAAHVYASHIGAVTGRRMEKIRRSRWILAPISTFALWRRMTLWELTSYTDALALERARLLARADLRETYGQGRYSRGWRRRTPRRTRVLLKLGDLDPAGQTEPPAPPALPADREQEEKVPRKPAARKRAAAKPARPARTFEQLLAEARTATAGWPIEGLTAEPIMNAVHCSARNSRLLREALRDERAADGRPLHAVDGDDQAEGAAA
- a CDS encoding GntR family transcriptional regulator, with the translated sequence MAPKWRELADKLADRIRSGEQGYQPGQQLPHIRDLVDQGEGSKATVHAAYKALEAEGLVTSSRGHGTVVRAAAPLKRLGVGRYDKAKWRDGDEVAFIADRVASGRAYKRNEQTQKVSFGEAPPAAVAAHGLPAGTPLYARARLVKEGEQPTHTLTSYYRPEHVEGTRLVDPTPGPAGRGGGFRVLYDAGYEIDTMKEEIFARVPTPEEVKLLQLPPGEPVVELHRTTYTADGTVVEFAIGVHAASRFAWEYDFKVPDSAQDEKGRT
- a CDS encoding YdcF family protein, with protein sequence MISAQAWADARLLWDYHRMHHEVRPCSVAVGLGSHDLGVADVTADLYRRGMAPVIVFTGSTSPTTRARMPRGEAVHYRERALELGVPDSAVLLEPHATNTGENIEFTQAVLKEAGIEVSSVLLVSKPYEERRSYAMARKLWPEVEIVCASTPMDLEEYADSIGDARMVIDMIVGALQRVLIFPDWGLAITQEVPDAVAAGYRRLCQEGFSSRLLPADMTPPPGR